A single window of candidate division KSB1 bacterium DNA harbors:
- a CDS encoding ROK family protein encodes MDVRYEHDERIVMTLDAGGTNFVFSAVQGNRLIVEPVRYPSNGSNLQQSLQTLRDGFTRILNRLPSAPVAVSIAFPGPADYENGVIGDLVNLPGYRGGVAVGPMLEDYFKLPVFINNDGDLFAYGEAIAGFLPEVNLWLQEAGNPKHYENLLGVTLGTGFGAGIVRRGELFLGDNSAGAEIWTFPNKFHPDMSAEETVSIRGVVKLYLERCRIPPGSAVSPRDIFAIACGDLPGDQEAALEAYRLFGQALGYALALASSLIDGLVVIGGGISGAASFFLPAAVAEMNGSLRLADGSQVRRTESVVFNLEDEKQREAFLADTGIEVLIPGTKRTCRYNPHKRVGVGLTRLGTERAIFVGAYAFALHELDGR; translated from the coding sequence ATGGATGTGCGTTACGAGCATGACGAACGAATTGTGATGACTTTGGACGCAGGAGGAACGAATTTTGTCTTTTCCGCAGTCCAAGGAAATCGGCTCATCGTTGAGCCCGTTCGCTATCCATCCAACGGAAGTAACCTGCAGCAAAGCCTGCAGACACTGAGGGACGGTTTTACCCGGATTCTGAATCGTCTGCCTAGTGCGCCCGTTGCCGTTAGTATTGCTTTCCCCGGCCCGGCAGATTATGAAAACGGCGTCATCGGTGATCTGGTCAACTTGCCCGGGTATCGCGGCGGCGTTGCCGTGGGACCGATGCTTGAAGATTATTTCAAGCTGCCGGTATTTATCAACAACGACGGCGATCTGTTCGCCTATGGCGAGGCAATCGCCGGTTTCCTGCCGGAGGTGAATCTTTGGCTGCAGGAGGCAGGGAATCCCAAACATTATGAAAATCTGCTGGGGGTAACGCTCGGAACCGGTTTCGGCGCCGGAATTGTAAGAAGGGGAGAGCTGTTCTTGGGCGATAACTCCGCCGGGGCAGAAATCTGGACCTTTCCCAACAAATTTCATCCAGATATGTCGGCGGAGGAAACCGTCAGCATTCGCGGCGTCGTCAAGCTGTACTTGGAGCGTTGCCGAATACCTCCTGGATCTGCGGTCTCTCCGCGCGACATTTTTGCGATTGCCTGCGGCGATCTGCCCGGCGATCAGGAGGCGGCTTTGGAGGCCTACCGTCTTTTCGGCCAGGCGTTGGGATATGCGCTTGCATTGGCTTCGAGTTTGATCGACGGGCTGGTCGTCATCGGCGGCGGGATTTCCGGCGCCGCTTCGTTTTTTCTGCCGGCGGCGGTTGCGGAAATGAACGGCAGCCTCCGCCTTGCCGACGGATCTCAGGTTCGCCGCACCGAATCCGTCGTTTTCAATCTGGAAGACGAGAAGCAGCGGGAGGCATTTCTCGCCGATACCGGCATAGAGGTGCTCATACCAGGGACAAAGCGAACCTGCCGCTATAACCCGCACAAGCGGGTAGGGGTCGGATTGACGCGCCTGGGAACGGAACGAGCGATCTTTGTCGGCGCCTATGCTTTTGCCCTGCATGAATTGGACGGCAGATAA